A genome region from Leguminivora glycinivorella isolate SPB_JAAS2020 chromosome 13, LegGlyc_1.1, whole genome shotgun sequence includes the following:
- the LOC125232986 gene encoding uncharacterized protein LOC125232986: MKQSLVLFALIAVGSASIWEGGFRVRFDVGDDIGGSFFYDIPRTLTDAVSNGWVSQTQPDGLPVKSVSMYCYSDNIVCCFYDANGDVAGMQVALPKDKFTPHYEDMDAVGFTNWAVDSVEYYTLQQYFTTEEILSSHAKRNENKITENGGVWVVGTNKEVVYISNSTTELAGGGVFTEQACAPWMGRHYYYKMDSSVSCDEPIFPWFTIVESGELIATGLMVFGELNLDLETGARNWFENPPESAVRAIITSGPECLYLLATSPGLVTMHVYYIDQPWLISCI, encoded by the exons ATGAAGCAAAGTTTGGTTTTGTTCGCTTTAATAGCTGTCGGGAGCGCTA GCATATGGGAAGGCGGATTTAGAG TAAGATTCGACGTCGGCGACGACATAGGCGGTAGCTTCTTCTACGATATTCCTCGCACGCTCACGGACGCCGTATCCAATGGATGGGTATCACAGACCCAACCAGACGGTCTGCCAGTCAAGTCTGTCTCCATGTATTGCTACTCTGACAACATCGTCTGTTGCTTCTATGATGCCAATGGTGATGTTGCTGGCATGCAGGTTgct CTGCCAAAAGACAAATTCACCCCTCACTACGAAGACATGGATGCAGTTGGATTCACTAACTGGGCAGTTGATAGTGTTGAATACTATACTCTGCAGCAGTATTTTACCACTGAAG AAATCCTTAGTAGTCATGCGAAGCGGAATGAGAACAAGATTACTGAGAATGGCGGCGTGTGGGTCGTGGGAACCAACAAAGAGGTGGTATACATCTCCAACTCTACCACTGAGCTCGCTGGTGGAGGTGTCTTTACTGAACAAGCCTGCGCTCCTTGGATGG GCCGCCACTACTACTACAAGATGGACTCCAGTGTGAGTTGCGACGAGCCCATTTTCCCCTGGTTCACCATCGTGGAGTCCGGTGAACTCATCGCTACAGGCCTAATGGTCTTCGGAGAGCTGAACCTGGACCTAGAAACTGGTGCTAGAAACTGGTTTGAGAATCCTCCGGAATCTGCTGTGAGG GCGATCATTACTTCTGGTCCAGAGTGCCTTTACTTGTTAGCTACTAGCCCCGGACTTGTCACGATGCATGTCTACTATATCGACCAGCCGTGGCTGATTTCCTgcatttag